The genomic stretch GCTCACCGATACGGCCGGTGCGGATGACGCGGTCGAGCAGCAGGTCGAAGTTGTGCGCCATCTCCTGCGCGCTCTCGCCGGGCCAGACGTGGACGGGCTTCGCTGCGCCCTGCGCCTGCTGAAGCGAGGTCCGCTCGGGCAGCTGCGGGCTGAGCACGAGCGGCCCGAACATGTCGCGCAGCTCCTTGATGCGGAACTGGTGCTCGAGCGACTGCACGCGAGCACGGTTGACGATGATGCCGAGCGGCTGCAAGCGCGGGCTCAGGCCACGGCGGATCTCCTCGATCGCACGCAGGGCACGATCGGCGGCGGCCACCGAGAACAGGCCGGGCTCAGTGACGACGGCCACGCGGTCACTCGCCGCCCAGGCGGTGCGGGTGAGCGCGTTGAGCGAGGGAGCGCAGTCGATCAGGACGAGGTCGTAGTCGGCCTCGACGCTGGCGAGGGCCTCCTCGAGCTTCCAGATGTCGCGGATGCTGGGGTGCGGTCCATCGAAGTTGATCGCGGAGGGGCTGCCGATCAGCACGTCGATCGTGCCGTGGTGCTCCTTGGTCCAGCCGGAGGGGGCAATCGCCGAACGGACGATCTTCTCCTTCGGCGACGTCAGGACATCGGCGATGTTGAGGTGACCGGCGACGTTGATGTCCATTCCGGTCGACACGTCGGACTGGGGATCGAGGTCGACGACCAGCGTTCGCAGGCCCTTCGAGAACGCCGCGGATGCAAGGCCGAGGGTCACCGTGGTCTTGCCGACGCCGCCCTTGAGGGAGCTCACG from Rathayibacter rathayi encodes the following:
- a CDS encoding ParA family protein → MHVLSVSSLKGGVGKTTVTLGLASAAFSKGLRTLVVDLDPQSDVSTGMDINVAGHLNIADVLTSPKEKIVRSAIAPSGWTKEHHGTIDVLIGSPSAINFDGPHPSIRDIWKLEEALASVEADYDLVLIDCAPSLNALTRTAWAASDRVAVVTEPGLFSVAAADRALRAIEEIRRGLSPRLQPLGIIVNRARVQSLEHQFRIKELRDMFGPLVLSPQLPERTSLQQAQGAAKPVHVWPGESAQEMAHNFDLLLDRVIRTGRIGEQVPAAK